Proteins encoded by one window of bacterium:
- a CDS encoding SCP2 sterol-binding domain-containing protein, which yields MPAANPRCLDELAEWLRVHFDPNASGDLTAVALLDLRGTGGGSLVLRFEPGRAEIGSGTVADPDVLLQVDAGDFYSMLSGTTSPDVLHMQGRLEVEGNLGVAMKLRSLFPAR from the coding sequence GTGCCCGCTGCGAATCCCCGTTGCCTCGACGAGTTGGCCGAATGGTTGAGGGTGCACTTCGATCCGAATGCATCCGGTGATCTGACCGCCGTCGCGCTACTCGATCTCCGTGGGACGGGGGGTGGTTCCCTTGTCCTTCGGTTCGAACCGGGCCGGGCGGAGATCGGCTCGGGAACCGTTGCAGACCCGGATGTCCTTCTGCAGGTCGATGCGGGAGATTTCTATTCGATGTTGTCCGGCACCACCAGCCCGGATGTGTTGCACATGCAGGGGCGTCTCGAGGTCGAGGGGAATCTCGGCGTCGCAATGAAGCTCCGCAGCTTGTTTCCTGCGCGCTGA
- the moeB gene encoding molybdopterin-synthase adenylyltransferase MoeB → MPDAQPLLRPDQFDRYRRHLNLPEFGVEGQRRLLESRVLLIGAGGLGCPLAQYLAAAGVGTLGLADFDVVEPSNLQRQVLFGTADVGRLKVEVARERIQAMNRDVTVHTITERVTSQNALELFQDYDVIVDGTDNFPTRYLSSDACVLLGKPTVYGAILRFEGQASTFDASRGPCYRCLFPEPPPPGSVPSCAEGGVLGILPGVIAMIQATETLKLLTGIGEPLIGRILTYDALAMGFQEYRLKKDPDCPICGTNPTLTELIDYEGFCGVPGATEESVVKEISATDVKRRLAADEGFLLLDVRNPDEWETARIEGATLIPLGELENRLAELLDWKDRPIVAHCHHGGRSAQACEILARAGFSDLTNLVGGIEAWSLTVDPEIARY, encoded by the coding sequence ATGCCCGACGCACAGCCGCTGCTGCGGCCGGACCAATTCGATCGCTACCGCCGGCACCTGAACCTTCCTGAGTTCGGGGTGGAGGGGCAGCGGCGTCTGCTCGAAAGCCGGGTCCTGCTGATCGGCGCAGGTGGGCTGGGTTGCCCGCTGGCCCAATACCTTGCGGCCGCAGGCGTCGGCACCCTGGGGCTTGCGGATTTCGACGTGGTCGAGCCCTCCAACCTGCAGCGTCAGGTGCTCTTCGGCACAGCCGATGTGGGCCGGCTCAAGGTGGAGGTGGCTCGCGAGCGCATCCAGGCGATGAACCGGGACGTCACCGTCCATACGATCACCGAGCGCGTTACCTCGCAGAACGCCCTCGAGTTGTTCCAGGACTACGATGTGATCGTGGACGGCACGGACAATTTCCCCACCCGTTATCTCTCGAGCGATGCCTGCGTGTTGTTGGGTAAACCCACGGTCTACGGAGCGATTCTTCGTTTCGAAGGCCAGGCTTCGACTTTCGATGCCAGCCGAGGCCCGTGCTACCGCTGCTTGTTTCCCGAACCGCCTCCGCCGGGTTCGGTGCCCTCTTGTGCCGAGGGCGGCGTGCTCGGGATCCTGCCCGGGGTCATCGCGATGATCCAGGCGACCGAGACGTTGAAGTTGCTCACGGGCATCGGTGAGCCCCTGATCGGGCGCATCCTCACCTACGACGCGCTCGCGATGGGTTTTCAGGAGTACCGCCTGAAGAAGGATCCGGATTGTCCGATCTGCGGGACGAATCCGACGCTGACGGAGTTGATCGACTACGAGGGATTCTGCGGCGTTCCGGGGGCGACCGAGGAGAGTGTGGTGAAAGAGATTTCGGCAACCGATGTGAAGCGCAGGCTGGCTGCCGATGAGGGCTTCTTGTTGCTGGACGTTCGCAACCCGGACGAGTGGGAGACAGCGCGTATCGAGGGAGCCACCTTGATTCCCCTGGGAGAGCTGGAGAATCGGCTCGCCGAGCTCTTGGATTGGAAGGATCGACCCATCGTCGCGCATTGCCACCATGGTGGGCGCAGCGCCCAGGCTTGCGAGATCCTGGCGAGGGCAGGCTTCAGTGATTTGACCAACCTGGTTGGCGGGATCGAGGCCTGGTCCTTGACGGTCGACCCCGAGATTGCGCGGTACTGA
- a CDS encoding alpha-L-fucosidase, translated as MPRVCHRADGRLSATGQRPLPAWYDDAKLGVFVHWGPYSVPGWAPLSGDIQEIFASKGPRHYFAHNPYAEWYVNSVRIPGSPTWRHHREVYGEAASYADLGARFDEHAAGFDPDSWARLFARAGARYVVLTAKHMDGFALWPSAQTTNRGGSQPGRGWGTTKDLVGGVTAAVREAGMKMGLYYCGGFDASFEGRVIRTLGDCVLAVPRSAEYADYAEAQVRELVERYRPAVLWNDVAFPASVDLDALLSTYYAAVPDGVANDRWAQFSLPRPGTLANRFVSALLHHGDRLWPLLPRRHRRFGFPAAAHGDFRTPEYDTPAAAGERKWELARGLGNSFSFNREEGDSETLSLEALVHLLVDVVSKNGNLLIGVGPRADGTIPDRQSERLEGLGAWLDVHGEAIFETRPWKLAASRTEDGRAIRFTSKDGVVFATLLSVARSGQVALPIELAAGSEVGMLGRTAPLQWEPSAYGATVTIPAEAVTSDVAWSLRITPEPLPVS; from the coding sequence GTGCCTCGCGTCTGTCACCGGGCCGATGGTCGATTGAGCGCGACGGGCCAGCGTCCGCTTCCGGCCTGGTACGACGACGCCAAGCTGGGCGTGTTCGTTCACTGGGGGCCCTATTCGGTACCGGGCTGGGCTCCGCTTTCCGGGGATATCCAGGAGATCTTCGCGAGCAAGGGGCCTCGCCACTACTTTGCGCACAATCCCTACGCGGAGTGGTACGTGAACAGCGTGCGGATCCCGGGCAGTCCCACCTGGCGTCATCATCGTGAAGTCTACGGAGAGGCGGCCTCCTACGCGGACCTGGGCGCCCGCTTCGACGAGCACGCCGCCGGCTTCGATCCGGATTCCTGGGCGAGACTCTTCGCGAGAGCCGGTGCGCGCTATGTCGTGCTGACGGCCAAGCACATGGACGGTTTCGCGTTGTGGCCGAGTGCACAGACGACGAACCGAGGAGGCTCCCAACCCGGTCGGGGCTGGGGAACGACGAAAGACCTCGTTGGGGGCGTGACCGCGGCAGTACGGGAAGCCGGCATGAAGATGGGCCTCTACTACTGCGGCGGCTTCGACGCGAGCTTCGAAGGCCGGGTGATTCGGACCCTCGGCGACTGCGTGCTGGCGGTTCCGCGATCGGCGGAGTACGCGGACTACGCGGAGGCGCAAGTGCGCGAGTTGGTGGAGCGCTACCGCCCGGCGGTGCTGTGGAACGATGTGGCATTTCCCGCTTCAGTGGATCTCGACGCGCTGCTGTCCACCTACTACGCCGCGGTTCCCGATGGCGTTGCCAATGATCGTTGGGCCCAATTCTCTCTGCCGCGGCCGGGGACACTCGCCAACCGCTTCGTGTCCGCGCTGCTGCATCATGGGGACCGGCTGTGGCCGCTGCTTCCCCGGCGGCATCGACGCTTCGGCTTTCCTGCCGCTGCTCACGGCGATTTCCGAACCCCCGAATACGACACGCCCGCGGCGGCGGGCGAGCGCAAGTGGGAGCTGGCGCGCGGGCTCGGGAATTCCTTCAGCTTCAACCGGGAGGAGGGCGACTCGGAGACGCTCTCCCTGGAGGCGCTGGTTCATCTGCTGGTCGATGTGGTGAGCAAGAACGGGAACCTGCTGATCGGCGTGGGTCCCAGGGCCGACGGAACGATTCCCGATCGACAATCCGAGCGTCTCGAGGGCCTGGGGGCATGGCTCGACGTCCATGGCGAGGCCATCTTCGAGACGCGGCCCTGGAAGCTCGCCGCGTCTCGGACCGAGGACGGGAGAGCGATTCGCTTCACGAGCAAAGACGGGGTGGTCTTCGCGACGCTGCTCTCGGTAGCCCGCTCCGGGCAGGTCGCGCTGCCCATCGAACTCGCGGCGGGAAGCGAGGTCGGCATGCTGGGGCGTACGGCCCCCCTCCAGTGGGAGCCCTCCGCGTACGGCGCGACCGTCACGATTCCGGCCGAGGCCGTGACCAGCGATGTCGCCTGGAGTCTCCGAATCACTCCTGAGCCCCTGCCGGTTTCCTAG
- a CDS encoding cytochrome b/b6 domain-containing protein has product MPNPGIVRRWFHHVQAAAVIALIATDWMIGDPDLRGRFIGGYGREILEAHLWVGWALLAAPVFALSLAARPLLRDAARRLGPPDPFWTWRKVHLAMIVVLSVALSASGVLLWADLDLPRGWLDATLTIHLFGTWALAASIPLHLFKARGKMAARAGELLGRTPPPLHTDHEGNAMDLDVE; this is encoded by the coding sequence ATGCCCAATCCCGGAATCGTCAGGCGCTGGTTTCACCACGTTCAGGCAGCCGCGGTGATCGCCCTGATCGCCACCGACTGGATGATCGGTGACCCGGACCTTCGTGGCCGGTTCATCGGCGGTTACGGCCGGGAGATCCTGGAAGCCCACCTCTGGGTGGGATGGGCTCTGCTCGCCGCACCCGTATTCGCTCTCAGCCTGGCCGCCCGACCCCTCCTGCGGGACGCGGCGCGTCGGCTGGGGCCGCCGGATCCCTTCTGGACGTGGCGCAAAGTTCACCTCGCAATGATCGTGGTGCTCTCGGTTGCCCTATCCGCCAGCGGCGTGTTGCTCTGGGCCGATCTCGACCTGCCTCGCGGCTGGCTCGATGCAACCCTCACGATTCATCTGTTCGGGACCTGGGCCCTTGCGGCTTCGATCCCGCTGCACCTCTTCAAGGCGCGAGGCAAGATGGCAGCGCGTGCGGGTGAACTGCTCGGTCGCACCCCGCCGCCCCTCCACACCGATCACGAGGGAAACGCCATGGACCTCGACGTCGAGTAG
- a CDS encoding hemerythrin domain-containing protein, producing MRDSIVAAHRSLDGLFESTRRSLEEGLGAPAIDAFCRLREALEAHFEQEDRLYYPPIAALRPEARRSVEEFAAAHHVFRKKFGEIGGLLERNCLDEAGRVFGAFARMFAIHEAAEEKLVAELDRDVLAAR from the coding sequence ATGCGCGACTCCATCGTGGCAGCCCATCGCTCGCTCGACGGCCTGTTCGAGAGCACTCGGCGGTCTCTCGAGGAGGGACTCGGTGCGCCTGCGATCGATGCCTTTTGTCGGCTGCGCGAGGCGCTCGAAGCCCACTTCGAGCAAGAGGATCGTCTCTACTATCCCCCGATCGCGGCGTTACGGCCCGAGGCCCGCAGGTCCGTCGAGGAATTTGCCGCGGCTCATCACGTCTTCCGCAAGAAGTTTGGCGAGATCGGAGGGCTGCTCGAGAGGAATTGCCTGGATGAGGCCGGTCGGGTATTCGGAGCGTTCGCCAGGATGTTCGCCATACACGAGGCCGCAGAGGAGAAGCTCGTCGCAGAGTTGGATCGGGACGTCTTGGCAGCGCGCTAG
- a CDS encoding Crp/Fnr family transcriptional regulator, producing MHANRDIDLEQAEFFRALGPERRASVGHTVLEKKLERGRVLFLEGEPADYLWVVKQGEVRLYKASANGRLMTLEILRPGEMFGAVSALDQDCYTASAEVVIEGTAWIIPRRVMLKLVAEVPAAAIEILVVASRRLHDAHERLRSVAHDPARTRLAQALLRASRGGKAEVTRRALAEAAGTTVETAIRVVRRFEQEGVIAGEVGRVTIIDVDALEEIAANGPT from the coding sequence GTGCACGCAAACCGCGATATCGACCTCGAGCAGGCGGAATTCTTCCGCGCCCTGGGACCTGAGCGCCGCGCCAGCGTGGGCCATACGGTCCTCGAAAAGAAGCTCGAGCGCGGGCGCGTCCTCTTTCTGGAGGGGGAACCCGCTGACTACCTCTGGGTGGTGAAGCAGGGCGAGGTCCGCCTCTACAAAGCGTCAGCCAACGGGCGCCTGATGACGCTCGAGATCCTGCGCCCCGGCGAGATGTTTGGCGCCGTATCGGCCCTGGATCAGGATTGCTACACGGCCAGCGCCGAGGTGGTGATCGAAGGAACCGCCTGGATCATCCCTCGCCGTGTCATGCTGAAACTGGTGGCGGAAGTGCCCGCCGCAGCCATCGAGATCCTCGTGGTTGCGTCGCGGCGCCTGCACGATGCCCACGAGCGGCTCCGCTCGGTCGCTCACGATCCGGCCCGAACCCGGCTGGCTCAGGCATTGCTACGCGCCTCGCGAGGGGGCAAAGCAGAAGTCACGCGGCGCGCGCTCGCCGAGGCGGCGGGCACGACGGTGGAGACAGCGATCCGCGTGGTGCGCCGCTTCGAGCAGGAGGGCGTGATTGCGGGCGAGGTCGGGCGCGTGACCATCATCGACGTGGACGCCCTGGAAGAGATCGCGGCCAACGGTCCTACCTGA